The Deltaproteobacteria bacterium region CTCGGACCGCAACGGCGTCGAGATCGCGCTGCCGTTCTTCTGGGCGGCGCGTGAAGACCTGAACGTGACGATCACGCCCGAGTACCTGACCAAGCGCGGCTTCAAGCCGAGCGTGGATCTCGAGTACGTGTTCGGCGAGCGCGGCACGACCCAGCTCTACGGGACCTTCATCTCCGATCAGGAGATCGACCCCGACGACCCGGAGACGCCCTTCTCGAAGGAGCGCTGGGGGGGTCGCCTGCGGCACGTGATGGACCTGCCGGCCCGCTCCTGGCTCGCCGCCGACGGGGTGGCCATCTCGGACAACGAGATGCCCTTCGACTTCGACGACTTCGACACGTACCGGGCGGACCGTTACCTGAGCTCGCGCGCCTTCGCGGCGACCCGCTTCGGCCCGGGCGACGCGTTCGGCTTCGAGAGCGCGCTGCTGCTCAGCGACGACCTCCAGAACCCCGACGACCAGGACCGCGACAACGTGCTGCTCCAGCGGCTGCCCGAGCTCGACTGGAGCGCTGCCCCCGGGTCCGTGCCGCTGCTGCGCGGACTCGTCGCCGGCGCCGACCTCGACTACGTGAACTTCCAGCAGTTCGGCGATCCGAACGAAGCCACCCGCGCGCTGCGGATCGGCGACTTCTTCTACGACACCGGCGCCGACGCGATCGCGAACCGCCAGGAGCGCGACTCGGCGGGCAACGGCAACCCGAACCCCGCGGTCGATCTCCACAACGACGGCACCGAGCTCGTGCCCGGGGAGTCCGAGAACAACGGGGTCTTCGACGAAGGCGAGCCGCTGGCCGACCAGGGGCACCGGGTCGTGGCGCACCCGCGCCTCGCGTACCCCTTCCAGGTGGCCGACGCCGTCGAGGTGGTCCCGGAGGTCGGCTGGTACGGGACCTTCTACGACACCCATCTCGTCGGCACCGACGCTCGCAACCTGTTCACGGGGCGGCTCGACCTCCGCTCGCGCCTGCGCGGCGACCTCGACCTTCCCTTCGAGATGGGTCGCACCGGCCACTGGATCGAGCCCCACGTCTCCTGGGTGGTGCTCCAGGGGGACGAGGACGACGACAACCCGCTGCTCGTTCCCACCACCGCCGTGCCCCAGGACCGGCTGCGCCAGCTCGCGGTCGACAACCTGATCCTCGATCCCTCGGACCGCCTCTCGGACCTGAACTCGCTCGTGTTCGGGGTCGGCCAGCGCTTCCTGCGCGGCGGGGCCGGTGGGCTGGTGGCCGAGCTCGACGTCTCGGGGGAGTACCGCTTTGAGGGCACCGAGTTCGGGCCTGCGGTGGTGCAGGGCAGGGCACAGCTCCCCTACGGCTTCTGGACGCGCGGCCACATGAGCGTCGACGTCGAGGAGGCGGAGTTCGCCGACGGCCTGGCGGACGTCGCCTGGAGCCACGCCTTCGGGCACATGGCCGGCCTCCGCTACCGCTACCTGCGCGACATCCCGCGCTTCTTCGAGGCCTTCGTCAGCAGCGACGACCGCTTCGGGGACTTCACCGAGGGATTCGCGCGCGTGAACCAGATCGGTGGCTTCGCGCGCGCGCAGTTCACCAGGCAGTGGGCGGCCACCTACGCGGGCAACTTCAGCTTCGAGAACACCCTCTCGCTCACCCACCAGTTCGGCCTCGAGTACCTCTCGCGCTGCCGCTGCTGGGCGGTGCGCCTGGAGGTGCAGGAGGACCGCGTGCGCGGGCTCTCCTGGAGCATCAACTACCGCCTGCTCGGCCTCGGCGACGACCGCGAGCGTCCCTTCCAGGGCGCGGGTGGCCGCGGCTTTGCAGGTTTCCAGGGGCTTTGATAGAACCCTGCGGCCGCATCCTCCCTCGTTCCGGAGCCGGAACCGCATCCGTGCCCGCCCCGCCCGCCAGCCTCCTCGTGCTGGACAACCACGACTCGTTCACCTGGAACCTGGTCCAGGCGCTCGAGGCGATGGGCGCCGCCGTCACGGTCGTGCGGCCGGACGCCGGGCTCCGGCCGGCGCTGCGCCGCGTGCGGCCCGACGGCGTCCTGGTGTCGCCGGGGCCGGGGAGGCCCGAGGCGGCGAGCGACGCGCTCGCGCTGGTCCGGGCCGCCGCGGAGGCGCGGCTGCCGCTGCTCGGCGTATGCCTCGGGCACCAGGCGCTGGCGATCGCGTTCGGCGGCCGGGTCGGGCGCGCGGCCGTGCCCCGCCATGGCAAGACGATCGCCGTCCGCCACGACGGCGACGGCCTGTTCGCCGGCGTACCCGACCCCTTCGAGGCGATGCTCTACCACTCCCTGAGCGTGGACGCGGCGTCGCTGCCGGCTGCGCTCACGGTCTCGGCGGTCGGGCCGGAGGGGGAGGTGATGGGGTTGCGCCATCGCCAGCTTCCCCTCGACGGCGTCCAGTTCCATCCCGAGTCGATCGGGACTCCCACGGGCACGGCGCTGCTCGCGAACTTCCTGGCGCTCTGCACGACGGGAGCGGCGGCGTGAACCTGCGCGTGGCGCTCGAGACGGCGACCCGTGGCGAGGCGGTGGCGCCGGCCGTGCTCGAGGCGGCCTTCGGCGAGATCATGGACGGCAAGGCCAGCGCGGTGGCGATCGCGGCGCTGCTCGTCGCGCTGCGCACCAAGGGCGAGACCGTCGACGAGATCGTGGCGGCGGCCCGGGCGCTGCGCGCGCGGGCCGACACCGCGCCGCTCGTCGACGCGCGGGCGATCGACACCTGCGGCACCGGCGGCGACGGCGCGGGCACCTTCAACGTGTCGACGGCGGCGGCCTTCGTCGTGGCCGGGGCGGGCGTGCCGGTGGCCAAGCACGGCAACCGCGCCTCGTCGAGCCGTACCGGCAGCTTCGACGTGCTGGAGGCGCTCGGCGTGCGCGCCGATCTCCCGATCGCACGCGCCGCCGAGATCCTGCGCGAGATCGGGGTCGCCTTCTTCTACGCGCGCCGGGCCCATCCGGCGATGCGCCACGTGGCTCCGGTGCGCGAGGAGCTCGGGGTCCGCACGCTCATGAACTGCATCGGGCCGCTCTGCAACCCGACGGGCGTGCGGCGCCAGCTCGTGGGGGTCTACGCAGCGGCGCTGGTCGAGCCCCTCGCCGAGGCGCTCGCGGCGCTCGGCGCCGAGGCGGCGCTCGTGGTGCACGGCGAGGACGGCCTCGACGAGATCACCACGACCGCGCCGACCCGCGCCGCCCAGGTGCGCGGGGGCCGGATCGAGCCGCTCCGGCTCGACGCCGCCGCGCTCGGGGTGCCGCGCGCGCGCGCGGCCGAGCTTGCCGGCGGCGAGCCGGCCGAGAACGCCGGCATCGTGCGCGCCGTGCTCGAGGGCAGCCCCGGCCCTGCGCTCGACATCGTGCTCGTGAACGCGGCCGCGGCGCTCTGGGTGGCCGGCGCCGCGCCCGACTGGGCGGAGGGCCTCGTGCTCGCGCGGCGCAGCGTCGCGAGCGGGGCGGCGCGGGCGAAGCTCGAGGCGCTCGTCGAGGCGAGCCGGCGATGAGCGCCCCGCGCGACGTCCTGGCCGAGATCCTCGCCCACAAGCGCGAGGAGGTGGCGGCGGCGAAGCAGGCGGTGGCGCCCGGGGCGATGCGCGCGCGCGCCC contains the following coding sequences:
- the trpD gene encoding anthranilate phosphoribosyltransferase gives rise to the protein MNLRVALETATRGEAVAPAVLEAAFGEIMDGKASAVAIAALLVALRTKGETVDEIVAAARALRARADTAPLVDARAIDTCGTGGDGAGTFNVSTAAAFVVAGAGVPVAKHGNRASSSRTGSFDVLEALGVRADLPIARAAEILREIGVAFFYARRAHPAMRHVAPVREELGVRTLMNCIGPLCNPTGVRRQLVGVYAAALVEPLAEALAALGAEAALVVHGEDGLDEITTTAPTRAAQVRGGRIEPLRLDAAALGVPRARAAELAGGEPAENAGIVRAVLEGSPGPALDIVLVNAAAALWVAGAAPDWAEGLVLARRSVASGAARAKLEALVEASRR
- a CDS encoding aminodeoxychorismate/anthranilate synthase component II; the protein is MPAPPASLLVLDNHDSFTWNLVQALEAMGAAVTVVRPDAGLRPALRRVRPDGVLVSPGPGRPEAASDALALVRAAAEARLPLLGVCLGHQALAIAFGGRVGRAAVPRHGKTIAVRHDGDGLFAGVPDPFEAMLYHSLSVDAASLPAALTVSAVGPEGEVMGLRHRQLPLDGVQFHPESIGTPTGTALLANFLALCTTGAAA
- the lptD gene encoding LPS assembly protein LptD; this translates as MRRARLALAMLVALLPAGGLAQILDAGRIEGPFQVVADEVEYQADRDAYVARGNVVITQEGRRLTADRVLFSNKTGVGVASGDVVITEGGDRLTSDLVQFNAGDLTGVVFRGRLDSTSSLFTMEGREVEKTGEKTYRFVDGRFTTCRCPDPDAREPWHLTAGKADLEIEGYARARNATFEVLGVPVLWAPWVIYPLKTERQTGFLFPDGGVSDRNGVEIALPFFWAAREDLNVTITPEYLTKRGFKPSVDLEYVFGERGTTQLYGTFISDQEIDPDDPETPFSKERWGGRLRHVMDLPARSWLAADGVAISDNEMPFDFDDFDTYRADRYLSSRAFAATRFGPGDAFGFESALLLSDDLQNPDDQDRDNVLLQRLPELDWSAAPGSVPLLRGLVAGADLDYVNFQQFGDPNEATRALRIGDFFYDTGADAIANRQERDSAGNGNPNPAVDLHNDGTELVPGESENNGVFDEGEPLADQGHRVVAHPRLAYPFQVADAVEVVPEVGWYGTFYDTHLVGTDARNLFTGRLDLRSRLRGDLDLPFEMGRTGHWIEPHVSWVVLQGDEDDDNPLLVPTTAVPQDRLRQLAVDNLILDPSDRLSDLNSLVFGVGQRFLRGGAGGLVAELDVSGEYRFEGTEFGPAVVQGRAQLPYGFWTRGHMSVDVEEAEFADGLADVAWSHAFGHMAGLRYRYLRDIPRFFEAFVSSDDRFGDFTEGFARVNQIGGFARAQFTRQWAATYAGNFSFENTLSLTHQFGLEYLSRCRCWAVRLEVQEDRVRGLSWSINYRLLGLGDDRERPFQGAGGRGFAGFQGL